AATCTCTGGCTTCTGCTATTTTGTAAATTAACCCCTCGATTTTCTTCTTTTCCGCTTCAGACCAGTTACGTGCTTTAATAATTCTGTCTACCTGCAGCTCAGCGGCTTTTAAACTTATATGTGGGTCCAGTCCGCTACCGGATGTAAATAACATTTCAGCCGGAACTTCTTTGGCTGTAAAATTATTTGTTAAAAATGACGCTTTACGATCGGCTATAGCTTTTTGCATTGCTTTACTGCTTATCGCCAAATTACTACCGCCAGAAGGTAGCGGGTCATAATCAATAGCCGAAGGACGGGGCCAAAAATATTTTGGGCTTATAAATTGTTGTCCGATCAGGCTTGAGCCCACAATTTTATTATTTACTGTCAACAAGCTTCCCTGGGCCTTTTCCGGGAAAAACTTTAACGAGGCAATGGTTATCAGCAGTGGATATATCAAGCCTGTAAGTATAGTCAGCGCCAAAAAAAGCAGGAACGCTGATTTTATGGTTTTCATAAATCCTCCTTACGAAACCAATTTGAGACCGATAACTATAATATCGATCAACTTGATCCCGATAAACGGTAAAATTATTCCGCCCAGACCATAAATTAATAAATTACGCATTACCAACGCCGAGGCGCTGCGGGCATAATAAGGAACGCCGCGTAGGGCCAGAGGGATCAAAAATACTATTATCAGGGCATTAAAAATTACGGCGCTCAGAATAGCGCTTTGCGGTGAAGACAGGCGCATAATATTTAATGCGGATAAGGGGCCCTGGTTATTAACCGAATACAAAAAACCGAACATGGCCGGGATAATAGCAAAATATTTAGCCACATCATTAGCGATACTGAATGTTGTCAAGGCGCCCCGGGTCATCAATATTTGTTTGCCGGTTTCCACGATTTCGATAAGTTTTGTAGGATTACTGTCCAAATCTATCATATTCCCGGCTTCTCTGGCTGCCTGTGTGCCGGTATTCATTGTTACTCCTACATCGGCTTGAGCCAGGGCCGGCGCGTCATTGGAACCGTCACCGGTCATGGCCACCAAATGTCCACCATCCTGTTCCAGCCTTATACGGGATAGCTTGGACTCGGGAGTAGCTTCGGCAATGAAGTCATCCACACCTGCTTCTGCCGCGATAGCCGCGGCTGTCAGAGGATTATCCCCTGTAATCATTACCGTACGTATACCCATTTTGCGCAGTTCCGCGAACCTTTCTTTAATGCCGCCTTTAACCATATCTTTCAACTGAATAATTCCCAGGATGAGTCCATTTTCGCTGACTGCCAGAGGAGTACCACCCTCCTGTGCGATTTGTTTTCCAAGTTGTTCGATTTCTGTGGGGATATTTTCTCCAAGTTCCTTTGCATAACGACAAATAGCTTCCACCGCTCCTTTACGGATAGAGGTTTTTATCATACCTTTTTCATCCGTGTAATCTACTCCGCTCATTTGCGTCTGGGCAGAAAACGGAATAAAGTTCGGCACGCCTTCTATGTTATGGATTGAACGCAGGTTAAACCTGTTTTTAGCTAAAACCACAACAGAACGGCCTTCAGGTGTTTCGTCCGATAAAGACGCGGCCTGGGCTACCTCTGCCAGCTTTTCTTCTGTTATTCCCTGCACAGGGAAAAAGGCGGTTGCCATTCTGTTCCCCAGAGTAATGGTCCCTGTTTTATCCAACAAAATAATATCAATATCACCAGCGGCTTCAATAGCCCTGCCGCTTTTGGCAATTACATTTTTTTTAATCAGTTTATTAATACCGGCAATTCCTATAGCGCTAAGCAGTCCGCCGATTGTTGTAGGTATTAAGCATACCAGCAGCGCGGTAAGCACTGTAATCGAAACCATAATACTGCTGTCCTGACCGGCTGATCTTGTAGCATAATCAGCGAAAAACTTAAGCGTAGCCACAGTTACCAGAAAAACAATCGTCATTCCGGACAAAACCACGCTTAAGGCAATTTCATTAGGAGTTTTTTGACGTTTCGCGCCCTCAATCATCGTTATAATGCGGTCAATAAATCCTTCGCCTTTTTCCACTGTTACTTTTATAATAATTTTGTCACTTATGACCCTTGTACCGCCCGTAACTGCGCTTCTATCCCCGCCGCTTTCCCTGATAACAGGAGCAGATTCTCCTGTGATGGCCGACTCATCTACGCTGGCTATGCCTTCAATAACATCGCCGTCTGCAGGAATTATATCGTTTGCTTCGCAAATCACAGTGTCACCTTTTTTTA
The DNA window shown above is from Candidatus Margulisiibacteriota bacterium and carries:
- the kdpC gene encoding potassium-transporting ATPase subunit KdpC; the encoded protein is MKTIKSAFLLFLALTILTGLIYPLLITIASLKFFPEKAQGSLLTVNNKIVGSSLIGQQFISPKYFWPRPSAIDYDPLPSGGSNLAISSKAMQKAIADRKASFLTNNFTAKEVPAEMLFTSGSGLDPHISLKAAELQVDRIIKARNWSEAEKKKIEGLIYKIAEARDFHVLGEPRVNVLKLNLALDTLVIIEK
- the kdpB gene encoding potassium-transporting ATPase subunit KdpB, which gives rise to MNEQNNVKIDSKIYKQAALDAFKKFAPGVQMRNPVMFVCYIGAILTALITLQNIAEHNSFTFELQISLWLWATVYFANFAEAVAEGHSKAQAESLKKTRKDNIAKLLINGKIKNVAAATLKKGDTVICEANDIIPADGDVIEGIASVDESAITGESAPVIRESGGDRSAVTGGTRVISDKIIIKVTVEKGEGFIDRIITMIEGAKRQKTPNEIALSVVLSGMTIVFLVTVATLKFFADYATRSAGQDSSIMVSITVLTALLVCLIPTTIGGLLSAIGIAGINKLIKKNVIAKSGRAIEAAGDIDIILLDKTGTITLGNRMATAFFPVQGITEEKLAEVAQAASLSDETPEGRSVVVLAKNRFNLRSIHNIEGVPNFIPFSAQTQMSGVDYTDEKGMIKTSIRKGAVEAICRYAKELGENIPTEIEQLGKQIAQEGGTPLAVSENGLILGIIQLKDMVKGGIKERFAELRKMGIRTVMITGDNPLTAAAIAAEAGVDDFIAEATPESKLSRIRLEQDGGHLVAMTGDGSNDAPALAQADVGVTMNTGTQAAREAGNMIDLDSNPTKLIEIVETGKQILMTRGALTTFSIANDVAKYFAIIPAMFGFLYSVNNQGPLSALNIMRLSSPQSAILSAVIFNALIIVFLIPLALRGVPYYARSASALVMRNLLIYGLGGIILPFIGIKLIDIIVIGLKLVS